One candidate division TA06 bacterium genomic window carries:
- a CDS encoding adenosylhomocysteinase — translation MNYDIKDIKLAAQGKNKIEWAEKSMPVLRIIRQRFEKEKTLKGVKLSACLHVTAETANLMRTLKAGGAELRLCASNPLSTQDEVAASLVKDYGVQVFAVKGENKETYYRHLNQSLDQRPNITMDDGADLVSELHSKRSDLLKNIIGGTEETTTGVIRLRSMEKAGTLAFPVIAVNDSLTKHMFDNRYGTGQSTLDGVLRATNFLLAGSTMVVAGYGWCGRGLARRGKGMGANVIVTEVDNVKALEALMDGFLVMPLAQAARLGDLFITVTGDINVIRSEHFKAMKDGAIVCNSGHFNVELDLAGLCKVAKAKREVRPLVEEYVMPSGRHVIILAEGRLINLASAEGHPASVMDMSFANQSLAAETLAKKGRGMQKKVYSLPQEMDQQIAGLKLKAMGVKVDTLTPEQKKYLASWEMGT, via the coding sequence ATGAACTACGATATCAAGGATATCAAATTAGCTGCCCAGGGAAAGAACAAGATCGAGTGGGCCGAAAAATCCATGCCGGTGCTGCGGATCATCCGCCAGCGCTTTGAAAAAGAGAAGACTCTGAAAGGGGTAAAGCTCTCGGCCTGTCTCCACGTTACGGCCGAGACCGCCAACCTGATGCGGACGCTTAAAGCCGGCGGAGCCGAGCTCAGATTGTGCGCCTCCAACCCCCTTTCCACCCAGGACGAGGTGGCGGCCTCGCTGGTCAAAGACTACGGGGTCCAGGTTTTCGCGGTCAAGGGCGAGAATAAGGAGACCTACTACCGCCACCTCAACCAGTCGCTGGATCAGCGGCCCAACATCACCATGGACGACGGGGCCGACCTGGTCTCCGAGCTTCATTCCAAGCGGAGCGACCTTTTAAAGAACATCATCGGCGGGACCGAGGAAACCACCACCGGCGTCATCCGCTTAAGGAGCATGGAAAAGGCCGGAACCCTGGCCTTTCCGGTGATCGCGGTCAACGATTCTTTAACCAAGCATATGTTCGATAACCGTTACGGCACCGGGCAAAGCACCTTGGACGGAGTCTTAAGGGCCACCAACTTTCTGCTGGCCGGCTCCACCATGGTGGTGGCCGGTTACGGCTGGTGCGGCCGGGGGCTGGCCAGGCGGGGCAAGGGAATGGGAGCCAATGTCATCGTCACCGAGGTGGACAATGTCAAGGCACTGGAAGCCCTGATGGACGGTTTTTTGGTGATGCCCCTGGCTCAGGCCGCCAGATTGGGAGATCTCTTCATCACGGTCACCGGCGACATCAACGTCATTCGGTCCGAACATTTCAAGGCCATGAAGGACGGAGCCATTGTCTGCAATTCCGGGCACTTTAACGTGGAGCTGGATCTGGCCGGACTGTGCAAAGTGGCCAAGGCCAAGCGCGAGGTCAGGCCGCTGGTCGAGGAATACGTCATGCCTTCGGGCCGTCACGTCATCATCCTGGCCGAGGGACGTTTGATAAACCTGGCCAGCGCCGAGGGACATCCGGCCAGCGTGATGGACATGAGCTTTGCCAACCAGTCATTGGCGGCCGAGACCCTGGCCAAAAAAGGCCGGGGCATGCAGAAGAAGGTGTATTCCCTGCCCCAGGAGATGGACCAGCAGATAGCCGGTCTTAAGCTGAAAGCCATGGGAGTCAAGGTGGACACCCTGACCCCGGAGCAGAAGAAGTACCTGGCCTCGTGGGAGATGGGTACCTAA